A single Anopheles arabiensis isolate DONGOLA chromosome 2, AaraD3, whole genome shotgun sequence DNA region contains:
- the LOC120897862 gene encoding histone H1-like: MADSAATEVPAAAAAAAPATTAKSPKKPKAAAGPKKPKQPAAHPPINEMMLAAVKALNERNGSSLQAIKKYVAANYKADVTKLATFFKKALKTAVANGKLVQTKGTGASGSFKLSAAAKKPAVEKKKKAAAPKKAASAADKKKKTAAKKPAGEKKAAAKKTTKKADGAAAKKPKAAAAKKPKAADGAKKAAKKPAAPKQKSSKPSKAAAAKPKAPKPKKAAAPAKKAAAPKKAAAPKKAAAPKKAAAAKK, translated from the coding sequence ATGGCCGATTCCGCAGCGACCGAAGTcccggctgcagcagctgctgctgccccagcCACCACGGCCAAGTCACCGAAGAAGCCAAAGGCGGCCGCCGGCCCCAAGAAGCCCAAGCAGCCAGCGGCACATCCTCCGATCAACGAGATGATGCTGGCCGCCGTCAAGGCACTCAACGAACGCAACGGTTCCTCGCTGCAGGCGATCAAGAAGTACGTGGCGGCCAACTACAAGGCTGACGTGACCAAGCTGGCCACTTTCTTCAAGAAGGCCCTCAAGACTGCCGTCGCCAACGGCAAGCTGGTCCAGACCAAGGGAACCGGTGCGTCGGGCTCGTTCAAGCTCTCGGCCGCAGCCAAGAAGCCAGCggtagagaagaagaagaaggcagcGGCCCCCAAGAAGGCGGCCTCTGCCGcggacaagaagaagaagaccgcAGCCAAGAAGCCTGCCGGAGAGAAGAAGGCCGCCGCCAAGAAGACCACCAAGAAGGCTGACGGTGCCGCCGCCAAGAAACCGAAGGCCGCCGCAGCTAAGAAACCCAAGGCCGCCGACGGAGCGAAGAAAGCCGCCAAGAAACCGGCAGCCCCGAAGCAGAAATCCTCCAAGCCATCCAAGGCCGCGGCTGCCAAGCCGAAAGCACCGAAACCAAAGAAGGCAGCAGCTCCCGCCAAGAAGGCCGCCGCTCCCAAGAAGGCTGCCGCACCCAAGAAAGCCGCTGCCCCCAAAAAGGCAGCTGCAGCCAAGAAGTAA